Part of the Alicyclobacillus vulcanalis genome is shown below.
GCGACATCGTCGGGAACTTCGCCTGCTTCGAAGCGGCCGAGATACGCGTCCAGATCCAGCTTCTCACCGCCTGCGATCCCGTCGAGGCGCGTCTCCCAGGCGACGTGCAGCGCCACCGCGACCATGTGTTTGCACGGCCCGCCGTACGGACATGAGCAACGGCTCCGCTCGACCTGGCACAGATGCAAAGCGACGTCATAATCGGCGGCACCGCGCACGACCGCGTGGACCACGCCGTCCGTCAGCGACCAACAGACCACGCGCCCGTCTTTCGCATATTGAACGCCGCGCTCGAACACGTATTCGGGAAGAACATCCCGCCATGCCAGGCGCGATGTGAGCTCTCTCAACGCTTTTCGCCAGACCGATGTGCAGGGCATGCGGCCACCTCCTCGTTTCGAGGGCCGTCTGGGTCGGCGCCTTCCGCGTCCCTGCCGCGTTCTGCACGCTGTGCGTGCCTGTACGCGACGCGCGGAAACCTAAGGGCCTAAAGGCCCGCGGCCCGCACGGAAGAGACGTCAGCGGTCATACAGCCCCTTCCCTTGCAAGATCAGCGGGATGCACGTCTCGACCCGTGCCATGCGGGTCTTGGACTGCTTCGGCGCGGAGAAGTAGATGAGGTATGCGCGCCTCCGGCCAGGCGTCAGGGCCTCAAACGCCTGCTGGAGATCAGGCATCTCGCCGAACCAGCGCAGGAGCTCTTCCGGCATCTCCATCGCGTTTGCCTCAGGTGCTCTTGCGGCACGGCCCGCGCGTTCGAGGTCCATCGCCTGGCGAAGGTAGTCCCGAATCACAGGCTCCCGGACGCGCACCTCCTCCGCGTTTCGAAAGCGCATCTGCCGGCCCGTTTGCGTGTGCTCGCCCGGCTTCTCGAGCAAGCCATGCGGATCCTGGATGAGGCCACCCTTGAGAAAGTTGAGTGCAACGTGCTCCTTGAAGGCACTCAAAATGACGATGTTTCGCCCGCCGTGCGTGTAGCAGGGCTGGCGCCACTTCAGCTCCTCGGTCAACCCAACGTCGAGCAGGATGCCGCGCAGGGCCCGTAAGGCTTCTTGAAACCGATGAACCTTGCAATCGGGCGTTCCCCCGAAACGGCAACGCATGCAGCCCTGCTCGAGGTACAAGTCCACACTCGGATTTCGCTGCGGAGCCTCATGCCCCGCGTCTTCCACAAAATTCGTCAACGCGGCTTCACCCCATTCGTCTCCTCACCGCTTCGTCCCGTTGTCCTCAGCGTACACAAGCCCAAGCCCATCGCCAAGACCGAAAATGTCGGCACACGGCAAGCGCCGGCCGATCGCGCCATCTGCGGCCGCGCAGTCGACGCGGCAGGAATCCTCGCGCCTTTGGCCAAATATCCTTGGGGAAGGCGCGCAAGCTCGCCATCCGCGATCTCACGAGGGTCCATTCGATGAAGGAGCGTGAACGACGTGATCCAAGTTCCTCGCCCGAATCCCGAACAGCTCTTCTTCACGCCCACCATTTTAGGCTTCGCCGTGGCCAAGGACGAGTCCCGCATCGCCTTTGCCACCAACTTCACCGGGAGCTATGACGTCTGGGCGGTTGATCTCGACGCCCCGTTCCCTTACCGCCTGACGAGCGAAGGTCAGGTGCCGCACGCGCTTCACTTCGATCCACAGGGCCGCTACGTCCTCGTCGGGTTCGATCGCGACGGCGATGAAAACGCCCAACTGTACCTCATCCCGCCACGCGGAGGCGCAAAACACCCGCTTCGCACCCATGAGGGGCGCCGGTTCATGTTTTGCACCACGTCGAAAGACGGCAACCGCATCTACTACGCATCGGACAAAGACAATCCCAGGTTTCTGTGCGGCTATGTGTACGACCTCGATTCGGGGGAAGAGCGAACGCTCTACGAGGGCGAGGGCGGTGCGACGATGCTCGTCGCCGTCAGCGACGACGAATCGTCCTGGGTCACCTTGACAGCGTTTGCCAACACGTATCAAATCGCGCACCTTCATCGCGGCGGCAAGCGCGTGAGCCTCACCCCGGATGCCAGCGCGCCACACATGGTCGATGCCGTGCACTTTCTCGGCGATCGCGTCATCTTTGCCACCGACTACGAGGCGGACGAGTTGTATTTGGCCGCGTACGATGCGGAGACCGGCGCGCTCGCGCGCATCTTTGTCCCAGAGAAAGGAAGCCTCACGCACGTGGCGGTCCATGAGGCGAGCGAGACCGCGTACGCGGTCGTCATGCGCGGCGTCATGGACGAGCTCTACCGCATCCATGTGCCAAGCGGCAAAGCGGAAAAGCTGGATTTGCCCTGCGACGTGATCGCCCAAGTCGAGGTGGGCGACAGCGGCCGGGTGTATCTGCTCGGCGGGCGAGACAACGAACCAGGCAACGTGTGGATATTGGATCTCGACGGCACCTGGCGCCCTCTGACGCGCATCCACCCCATGGGATTTTCCGCGGACGATCTCGTCCGAGCCGAGGTGGTCCACTTTCCGTCCTTCGACGGGCTCGAGCTCGAGGCGCTTTGGTTCCGCGCCAAGCCGGAAGTGGCAAACGGTTACACCATCGTCTGGCCTCACGGCGGCCCACAGGCCGCGGAACGCAGGGCGTTCCGCAAGCTGTTTCAATATTGGCTCCTCCACGGCTATCACGTGTTTGCCCCCAACTTCCGCGGCAGCACCGGCTACGGGAGCCGCTTCATGAGGATGGTGGAACGCGACTGGGGCGACGGTCCGCGCAAGGACATGGTGGCGAGCATCGAGTGGCTCATCCAGCAGGGCCTCGCGGATCGGGATAAGCTGTTTCTTGTCGGCGGCAGCTACGGCGGCTACATGACGCTTCTGTTGCACGGAAGGCACGCCGAATGGTTCCGAGCCTGCGTCGACATCTTCGGCCCGTCCAACCTGATCACGTTCGCAAAATCCGTTCCGGACTTTTGGAAGCCCATGATGAAGCAGTGGCTTGGCGACCCGGACGATCCGGCGGATCGCGAGCGGCTCATCCAAGACTCGCCCATCACGTACCTGGATGGCATGACGAAGCCCATGCTCGTCATCCAGGGCGCAAACGACCCGCGCGTCGTGAAGGCCGAATCCGACCAGATTGTCCAAGCACTGCGGGACAAGGGGCGAGAGGTGGAGTACATCGTGTTTGAGGACGAGGGCCACGGCTTCATGAAGCTGGAGAATGAACTCGAGGCCTACCGGCGCACGGTCGAATTCCTCGATCGGCACCGCGCGGCCGGGGCACCGTGAGAACCGGTACCTTCGCGCTGCTCGCCGTCGGCCTCGTCGCCATCTCCTTCTCGGCCATCTTCATCGCGTGGTCGACCGCACCTGCGGGCGTCATCGGGATGTACCGGCTGTGGATGGCCGCCATCCTGCTCGTGCCGATCGCGTGGCGCGAGCGCCCGCGATTGGCCGTCCTGCGGCGCACCAGCGGCGTTTGGGCGGCCGGCGGCGCGCTGCTCGGGCTTCACTTTCTCTTTTGGATCGAGTCGCTGAAGCTCACGAGCGTCGCGTCGTCGCTTATCATTCTCGCGCTGGAGCCCGTGTTCGTGTGGCTGGGGGAACGAATCTGGAGGCGCGCGCCCGCGTCATGGGTCGATCTCGTCAGCATGGCCGTCGCGGTGGCGGGCGCCGCGCTGGCCTCCGCCGCGAGCGCGGGCCTCTCCCGCACGGGCGCGCTCGGCGATGTCATGTCCCTCTTGGGCACGCTCGCCGTCTCCGGCTACGTGCTTGTCGGCGCGCGGGCGCGCGCCGACGTGCCGGCGTGGACGTACAACGTCTTGGTCTTTGCCGTGGGAGGAGGTTTCCTCGCCGCGGCGAACGCCTGCCTGCATGCGCCGTTCGCAGGCTACAGCGCGCGCAATTGGGGCCTGTTCCTGGCGCTGGCGCTGGTGTCCACCGTGCTCGGCCACGGCATCTTCAACGCCCTCCTGCACCGCGTGCCGCCCACGGCTATCGCCATGACCGTCGTGGGCGAGCCCGTGGTCGGGTCGCTCCTCGCGGCCCTG
Proteins encoded:
- a CDS encoding YdeI/OmpD-associated family protein, with translation MRCRFGGTPDCKVHRFQEALRALRGILLDVGLTEELKWRQPCYTHGGRNIVILSAFKEHVALNFLKGGLIQDPHGLLEKPGEHTQTGRQMRFRNAEEVRVREPVIRDYLRQAMDLERAGRAARAPEANAMEMPEELLRWFGEMPDLQQAFEALTPGRRRAYLIYFSAPKQSKTRMARVETCIPLILQGKGLYDR
- a CDS encoding S9 family peptidase, whose protein sequence is MIQVPRPNPEQLFFTPTILGFAVAKDESRIAFATNFTGSYDVWAVDLDAPFPYRLTSEGQVPHALHFDPQGRYVLVGFDRDGDENAQLYLIPPRGGAKHPLRTHEGRRFMFCTTSKDGNRIYYASDKDNPRFLCGYVYDLDSGEERTLYEGEGGATMLVAVSDDESSWVTLTAFANTYQIAHLHRGGKRVSLTPDASAPHMVDAVHFLGDRVIFATDYEADELYLAAYDAETGALARIFVPEKGSLTHVAVHEASETAYAVVMRGVMDELYRIHVPSGKAEKLDLPCDVIAQVEVGDSGRVYLLGGRDNEPGNVWILDLDGTWRPLTRIHPMGFSADDLVRAEVVHFPSFDGLELEALWFRAKPEVANGYTIVWPHGGPQAAERRAFRKLFQYWLLHGYHVFAPNFRGSTGYGSRFMRMVERDWGDGPRKDMVASIEWLIQQGLADRDKLFLVGGSYGGYMTLLLHGRHAEWFRACVDIFGPSNLITFAKSVPDFWKPMMKQWLGDPDDPADRERLIQDSPITYLDGMTKPMLVIQGANDPRVVKAESDQIVQALRDKGREVEYIVFEDEGHGFMKLENELEAYRRTVEFLDRHRAAGAP
- a CDS encoding DMT family transporter — encoded protein: MRTGTFALLAVGLVAISFSAIFIAWSTAPAGVIGMYRLWMAAILLVPIAWRERPRLAVLRRTSGVWAAGGALLGLHFLFWIESLKLTSVASSLIILALEPVFVWLGERIWRRAPASWVDLVSMAVAVAGAALASAASAGLSRTGALGDVMSLLGTLAVSGYVLVGARARADVPAWTYNVLVFAVGGGFLAAANACLHAPFAGYSARNWGLFLALALVSTVLGHGIFNALLHRVPPTAIAMTVVGEPVVGSLLAALLLHQPIAPLEAVGGAVCLTGVGVYLWRSARQREHE